In Crassostrea angulata isolate pt1a10 chromosome 6, ASM2561291v2, whole genome shotgun sequence, a genomic segment contains:
- the LOC128186695 gene encoding uncharacterized protein LOC128186695 produces MRRLLYIAEDMADTGMSTRGRKRVLTDSVRKRNRQNIQASYNKARVNIGVQFERWKGLKDTLKLESHADVAKVLLDKYELYRKDCFGSPKGSTVEPMSPAGAPITSTPGPSSFPYKCDVSRITSSEAEITDKSDVYMSGIEEMKKSCRCPIVKESNSFINPFDLTIDVTEVEMTDDDVEDDDYEPSFNITLREGLDTTAATDDDEDDECISDEEIETTEVDFSQSPGCQCIKTNEEIQGFMNDQPFLIYYNQLLNLATANIQKTCSHKGCGLGVEIKKEVVASALYLKWICPDGHTLYRWCSQPILNRGVHIGDLMLTASTVLSGSNFQKISMFAKFLHLPIHSKSTFYKMQRQYVVPSVDEHWINHQNAVLEEFRGVDLVVLGKYKYCFYAFVNYQYFCPDKIEIGQILDSEDATVQQFLCWIVSWLIATVVLLDFCWLELNIIPVRV; encoded by the exons ATGCGTAGATTGCTTTATATAGCAGAAGACATGGCCGACACGGGTATGTCAACTCGCGGACGAAAACGTGTTCTCACAGATTCAGTCAGAAAACGAAATCGGCAAAACATTCAGGCGTCTTATAATAAGGCGCGAGTAAATATCGGCGTCCAGTTTGAACGTTGGAAGGGGTTGAAAGACACTCTGAAGCTCGAGAGCCATGCAGATGTCGCGAAAGTTTTACTGGACAA GTATGAACTGTATAGAAAAGACTGCTTCGGTTCTCCCAAAGGATCTACAGTCGAGCCCATGAGTCCAGCGGGTGCACCTATTACCTCTACCCCAGGACCATCGTCTTTTCCATACAAGTGTGATGTGTCAAGAATTACTTCTTCAGAGGCGGAAATAACTGA TAAGTCAGATGTATACATGTCTGGAAtagaagaaatgaaaaaaagctGTCGATGTCCCATTGTGAAGGAGTCAAACAGTTTCATAAACCCTTTTGA TTTGACCATTGATGTGACTGAGGTGGAAATGACAGATGATGATGTAGAGGATGATGATTATGAACCAAGTTTTAACATCACTCTAAG AGAAGGACTTGACACCACTGCTGCTactgatgatgatgaagatgacGAATGCATAAGTGATGAGGAAATCGAGACTACAGAAGTTGATTTTAGTCAAAGTCCTGGTTGTCAATGCATCAAAACCAATGAAGAGATACAAGGCTTTATGAATGATCAACCTTTCTTGATATATTACAACCAGCTGCTGAATTTAGCTACAGCAAACATACAGAAAACTTGTTCGCATAAAGGCTGTGGACTAGGAgtagaaataaagaaagaagTTGTTGCATCAGCCCTTTACCTGAAATGG ATTTGTCCAGATGGTCACACGCTTTATAGATGGTGCTCCCAGCCAATCTTGAATAGAGGTGTACACATTGGTGACTTGATGCTGACTGCAAGCACTGTCCTCTCAGGAAGTAATTTCCAAAAGATATCGATGTTTGCTAAATTTTTACATCTTCCTATTCATAGCAAAAGCACCTTCTATAAAATGCAGCGCCAGTATGTTGTCCCATCTGTCGATGAACACTGGATAAACCACCAAAATGCAGTACTGGAGGAGTTCAGAGGAGTTGATTTGGTTGTTCTTGGTAAATACAAATATTGCTTCTATGCATTTGTAAACTATCAGTATTTCTGTCCTGACAAGATTGAGATTGGACAAATATTGGATAGTGAAGATGCAACAGTCCAACAATTTTTGTGTTGGATTGTTAGCTGGTTGATTGCAACAGTTGTTTTATTGGACTTTTGTTGGTTAGAACTAAATATAATACCTGTAAGGGTATAA
- the LOC128190753 gene encoding uncharacterized protein LOC128190753: protein MDSPGHSAQYCSYTFMEYTTKILCIITLDKRFTEKKSTILEKACFIKGLGFLIEKGMKIIEVVTDAHVQISSLMKKNYPDIKHSFGTKNLGKKIIIKAGQEKKNKGLLDWTKDAVNHYWYTAQTCTTKEDFVGMWIGVLHHVVNVHSWILPYSSSNKCEHGPLTSAREKGWLEKDSPAHVSLRSIVLDKRLLNNIPYYLNCRSTAELENFQNLILMYASKRHSYTPPAYRCRNLLAALDHNGHIDREVMTNKDGSIRYQRVFQKKSSRWSVTTCKEPKQYSYVPEMMRKIILKRLDDAIGMNQKMVLEQDDPRRVSSHLAPIPPPPTQQIVHEQRSRFRTSVDMDKTIDYWVE, encoded by the exons ATGGACAGTCCGGGACATTCCGCGCAGTATTGCTCTTATACCTTCATGGAGTATACTACCAAGATCCTATGCATCATCACCTTAGACAAAAGGTTTACAGAAAAGAAAAGTACAATCTTGGAAAAGGCGTGCTTTATAAAGGGACTTGGGTTTCTTATAGAGAAGGGGATGAAAATTATAGAAGTTGTGACTGATGCACATGTGCAGATTTCATCACTAATGA aGAAAAACTATCCAGACATCAAGCATTCATTTGGGACCAAGAActtggggaaaaaaatcatcatCAAG GCAGGTCAAGAAAAGAAGAATAAAGGTTTGCTGGACTGGACCAAAGATGCGGTTAACCATTACTGGTATACAGCACAAACTTGTACTACAAAAGAAGACTTTGTT GGCATGTGGATTGGTGTATTACATCATGTAGTAAATGTACACAGTTGGATATTGCCATACAGTTCCAGTAATAAGTGTGAACATGGTCCATTGACATCTGCTAGAGAGAAGGGATGGCTAGAAAAAGATTCCCCAGCTCATGTTTCCTTAAGGAGTATTGTTCTGGACAAAAGATTATTGAACAACATCCCATATTATCTGAACTGCAG AAGTACAGCAGAGTTGGAAAACTTCCAGAACCTCATTTTGATGTACGCATCGAAGCGACATTCATACACGCCACCTGCTTACCGATGTCGAAATCTCTTGGCTGCATTGGACCATAATGGTCACATTGATAGAGAAGTTATGACAAACAAAGATGGATCTATCAG GTACCAGAGAGTTTTTCAGAAGAAAAGTAGTAGATGGTCAGTCACAACATGTAAAGAACCAAAACAGTATTCATATGTGCCTGAGATGATGCGGAAGATTATCCTTAAACGCCTGGATGATGCCATTGGTATGAACCAGAAGATGGTTCTAGAGCAGGATGACCCCAGGAGAGTTTCATCTCACCTTGCACCAATCCCCCCACCACCTACTCAACAGATTGTTCATGAACAGCGATCACGATTTAGAACAAGTGTTGACATGGACAAAACTATTGATTACTGGGTAGAATGA
- the LOC128190754 gene encoding uncharacterized protein LOC128190754 isoform X1 yields MQLIQVSRSSMSDRESSSSPERPSRGRARGRARARGRARGQGPARRRGARSRGICRGPNRHETLRQRVIDRNLQLRNRVAEMTEDALRELVMSVCERDPSLILDIVDRASQAEAAQGGYHPLPGSNSPNWCVCSKCREMPTEEERVCCRQTPSNCLSTLPDFDLIVLDPLVLMVARRYRQDVLAAGEDDNFNRSNRHAGYRQFILWQHGHLGAGNRRVIPSCCTWRIRDTYPDSFGQYRGFVGGRLG; encoded by the exons ATGCAACTTATACAGGTTTCAAGAAGTTCTATGTCTGATAGAGAGTCTTCCTCTAGCCCCGAGAGACCAAGCAGGGGCAGAGCCAGAGGGAGAGCCAGGGCTAGAGGTAGAGCAAGAGGGCAGGGTCCAGCTCGGAGACGGGGTGCTAGATCTAGAGGAATATGCAGGGGGCCAAACAGACACGAGACGCTCAGACAGCGTGTAATAGACCGAAATCTTCAACTAAGG aatcgTGTTGCCGAGATGACGGAGGATGCATTGAGAGAATTAGTGATGAGCGTCTGTGAGAGAGACCCATCACTAATTCTCGACATCGTCGATCGGGCATCTCAAGCTGAAGCCGCTCAAGGTGGATATCATCCACTGCCCGGAAGCAATTCCCCCAATTGGTGTGTGTGCAGCAAGTGTCGGGAGATGCCCACCGAGGAGGAGAGGGTGTGCTGCAGGCAAACACCTTCCAACTGCCTCTCTACTTTGCCA GACTTTGACCTGATAGTTCTAGACCCATTAGTTTTGATGGTAGCTCGTCGGTACAG ACAGGATGTCCTTGCTGCTGGTGAGGACGACAACTTTAACCGGAGCAATCGCCACGCAGGATACCGGCAGTTTATCCTCTGGCAGCATGGGCATTTGGGAGCAGGAAACCGCCGTGTCATTCCAAGCTGCTGCACCTGGAGGATAAGAGATACTTATCCTGACAGTTTTGGACAATATAGGGGATTTGTGGGTGGCCGTCTgggataa
- the LOC128190754 gene encoding uncharacterized protein LOC128190754 isoform X2, whose protein sequence is MDDEVSRSSMSDRESSSSPERPSRGRARGRARARGRARGQGPARRRGARSRGICRGPNRHETLRQRVIDRNLQLRNRVAEMTEDALRELVMSVCERDPSLILDIVDRASQAEAAQGGYHPLPGSNSPNWCVCSKCREMPTEEERVCCRQTPSNCLSTLPDFDLIVLDPLVLMVARRYRQDVLAAGEDDNFNRSNRHAGYRQFILWQHGHLGAGNRRVIPSCCTWRIRDTYPDSFGQYRGFVGGRLG, encoded by the exons ATGGATGACGAG GTTTCAAGAAGTTCTATGTCTGATAGAGAGTCTTCCTCTAGCCCCGAGAGACCAAGCAGGGGCAGAGCCAGAGGGAGAGCCAGGGCTAGAGGTAGAGCAAGAGGGCAGGGTCCAGCTCGGAGACGGGGTGCTAGATCTAGAGGAATATGCAGGGGGCCAAACAGACACGAGACGCTCAGACAGCGTGTAATAGACCGAAATCTTCAACTAAGG aatcgTGTTGCCGAGATGACGGAGGATGCATTGAGAGAATTAGTGATGAGCGTCTGTGAGAGAGACCCATCACTAATTCTCGACATCGTCGATCGGGCATCTCAAGCTGAAGCCGCTCAAGGTGGATATCATCCACTGCCCGGAAGCAATTCCCCCAATTGGTGTGTGTGCAGCAAGTGTCGGGAGATGCCCACCGAGGAGGAGAGGGTGTGCTGCAGGCAAACACCTTCCAACTGCCTCTCTACTTTGCCA GACTTTGACCTGATAGTTCTAGACCCATTAGTTTTGATGGTAGCTCGTCGGTACAG ACAGGATGTCCTTGCTGCTGGTGAGGACGACAACTTTAACCGGAGCAATCGCCACGCAGGATACCGGCAGTTTATCCTCTGGCAGCATGGGCATTTGGGAGCAGGAAACCGCCGTGTCATTCCAAGCTGCTGCACCTGGAGGATAAGAGATACTTATCCTGACAGTTTTGGACAATATAGGGGATTTGTGGGTGGCCGTCTgggataa